The genome window aaatttctccGAGATATTTACCtaaacaagtaaattaatttttaaaattttgaaaaccttattcttcttcttctttggtgaattacaataacAAGGCAAACAACGAACAACCAACACGATTAGGGGTCTCAAACCCAGGCCACACTTGGGGCTGTGAACACTCTTGTCCATCAGGTCATTAGTTGGTGttcaacttttttaaaaaatatatatgtatatatatatataatatacattatCTTAAATGTTTATAGAAGGTTGTATTAGAATTTGTATGGGTAAGATATGAATCTATTTAGAATAAggtaattaaaaacaattaattagaaattttatatatgttatattcattatactagaaattaaatttagttaattgtACTTTAATACATTTGCCATGACAATAGCTTTGCCATTTACATTTACtgttttccttctcttttttcttaatttgttttgtgatttttatttttataatttacgttattcttgatttttatcttttatagaGGTAATGataatgtttatttgatgatagTATGGTAACAACTGCTTTAAATccattctttaaattaaataaagaagttTATctgttaattattaattatttatgctGTAGTCGATTGAATTTTAACTTGGTCGGGCATGGATATTGTTATCAATGTAGGAGAATTTGGGTTCGAGTGTactgaaacgcattatccttctatttatgggttgaggaggGCCATGGgtaattctaaataatatattctATCAAAAAGAGCAAATATGGTTAGAACATTGTTCAATAACATTTATTTGATAATGAGATTCTATCGTAAGctttttatgtaatttctttttggttttaacGATGTTTGATATGGTGAATATGTCAAATTTgagtattgaaaattttaataagttttaatttgacaagaatttattattataattttaaccactttttattgattaaaattttaaaatgataacataaaattattttattcaaaacatttataaaactaaaatttaatattagaataattaaataaagcaactatatatgttaaaaaacattaaccacacaattatattataatattttatttttataataatgacttaatttttttaaattattaataaaaataaattagtttaaattaagccaaataataatattatagtatttttaataatgtatttttaagaTGATAGATAAAAtccaattttatctttttcttaaatgatacaaatatttaaggttaaattgttttatagaatatttcttttattttcttattaaatatCGTTGAAAGGACTTTCTCAAACTCTAAATTGAATCCACTAAAAATATTGCCACATGtgtcatttaaaagaaaattatgtttGACCTTTATAAACCctacttataaatttaaattttttactaatatataaaaagaattagtCGAGTTAATGTCACTTATGCTCGGATcccaactcaaattttaaaatatatgttaatgatgagatttaaactcaaaatgcTGAACATACACtctcttaattttattattttaattaaaataatatttagttttcatatcaattcttaataaatatgttaaataattattttcatttgttaattaatttttcggGTTTAGAAGAGTCTGGAAAGTCGGTACATTGTTAACAAGATTGAAAGCTACGAACATTGTGGACTTGTTTAGTGGtgcttaaaaaaaatatttttggctcTAAAAGTACTTTTGGAAGAAAAACTGTGCTAAACAAGCTatttttggctgaaatttttggttttttaaaagcacttttggaaAGGAGAAACTAAaacacttttggtgcttaattacttgtTCACCCAtccaataacatagtattttccctttttttcttggtgtttaattacaaatgtgttaaaactattaattaaaaataaaaaaaatattttttaaataatacaaatgtggtaatatataattacaaatatttaattgttatatttaaatatttaaaatatagtttatatattctaattaaattttattgtttaaaatatataaaatttatatttcatatattaaaatattaacaacaagttataataattatttttatattcttactaaaatataataatattaattaatttgaacattatttaaatgaatatttattacttgataataacatgtctaaaatgaatattttattttttaaaagtactttttCACATTACATTTCAAAAGTATTGCTAAATTAGCCCTATATCTTATTCGTGAGCTAGAAAGGGAGGAAAAGGTTGTTCCAAAGCTCAAATTGTAGTAATCAAAACTTTTTCCATGCATggatttaatctaaaatatctgtTTATGATGGCATGCCATTAATTTTACTTCTCAAACATCATCAACCTTCTACTTCTCgacttaaaaaggaaaatatttttttttaatttctttagattaaatttgggtttgtttcattgaacacaaaattggttttttaaaatatatatatttgaatgattctatttaaattatttttgttatttggaaaatttttaaaattcaattttcaaaattatttttaaataaaaatatcataattttaattagtcattaattattaaataaagcttatatttgatattattttaattatatttgaattagaAAAAGTGGGAAGCTACACCACTCCCCATCATATTGCCCAATCTGATTGAAGGCATCCAATCTCCAGATGCAGAGAGTTGAAACCTTACCCAAACCAAATGTGGGGTATTCATATCAGAGTTTTGGGTTCATGTTAcagaaaacgaaaaaaaaaacgTTTCACTCAAATTTGATTCaaatctaaaagaaatttcacatgtatttacattattttactataaaattgaagcttttgattttaaaatattaaaaatatattaaatgtaaaaatgtgaaattgataccaacataaaattttaacacgaatattttataatatcatcaataattcaattttaacaaaaatttataaagattcaatatgattaaacaattcaataatataaatagtacaaaatgtaaaatttaatttaataatataaatggtagatataaataaatttattactatttaggtttagggtttttttggatgattttaatttttgatttgggGTAAAatgtgagaagtaaaagtttagagaaaaataaaaaaattttgggaatttggggggggggggagggggatattcaaaaaaatgggGGAAATGGGTTTGGGGTAGTTTTGGGGGAAAGTAAAGATGTTTGAGAGTTTGacgtaaaaatgtaaaatattaaagtttggtattcggtttattcgaattatttaagttattcgaattcgaaaactaaactcgattcgaactcgaaatttgaaaaaaaatttgagttgactcgaataattcgattaatttgaataactcgattcgtttaactcgaaatttaattttttttactttttcaagtCAAATCGAGTTTCACTCACCCCTACACGACCATGTAACCCCTCCACATGACCTATAGCATCCCATACGGCTtggacacacgtccgtgtgacccttattttacagttttacccaaaatttggtgaattattcagtttagtccctaGATTATCCCTGAACTACTTTTAGAGATTTTATTAACTCGATTGAGTTCTCTGATATTATGAACATGCTAGAATCAGTGATTTAATGATTGAATTGCTATTGTATAATGATGATATGTGAATATTACATGTCTATTGCCACTGTCTTTCTAAATATTATGAACATTGCTATTGTTATTCTTACTACTGTATTATTGATTGCATGCCTACTGTCATTGTTGAATCAAatacatgttaaacatgcctaCAGTTTCTATATTGTACTATTACTAGCATGTCATGCTACATTGCATGGGGTGAGACGATTGAAATGAGGAAGTACTGGCAATTTAATAATCTGCAACactggtggttcatccacaaatTACTGGTAGCTTTTATCTGCAAACCTATTGTGCATCCACAACCTACTGGCAGCTTGTTTGCAAaccttttaactaaaaatattggtggttcatccacaaacTAGTGGAAGCTTTTATCTACAAATATGTAGTACATCCACAACTCATTGACAATTTGTCTCTAAATACTAGTGGTTCATCTACAAATTGGAGTGTTTTGGTTGGAATAGTTCTAGGAACTCTTACTTACTGTAGAGTGTAGTGCTGGGGTAGGACATTTTCtgttaaattgaaattacaTCGCATTGACACTCATAAGCATGCTCGAATAAATTGTCAAAATCTGTTATACTATACAATTGCTATTATATTAAACAATGTTATCATGTTTGCTTGGTTTATTATTCTTCACTGGTTTATTTATGATCggactcacactaagcttctTAAGCTCACTCCCCTTTAATTTCCACCTTTATAGATAACTCATAATATTAGGACGCGGACGCAACATCCGATGGGTCTTGACTCAAAATTGTTTTATgttagatttattatttgaaatttgttgtATTTCagatattgtattattttatttgtgaattgTGTGGCATAGGACTtaggttttgggtttaaattgcatgcatgacatttaatttgataataggATATTGaaatatggaaattaattatgcataattttggttattattaagaatatgaatatatatCACATTTTTGTTATTAGATAAAATTTGTTTGTTATTCAAAAGTGGTCACCACTACAACGAAGATAGTTaaacttaatttgttttttaaactcgtgagttttttgaaaataggctaagttttcttctaaaattagtaaatgttttaaaatgattattttgataaactCTAATAGCTTACCAGAACATTTCGGTGGCCAATGTAATCTTCCAAATTCGGGCCTAATATTTAGGTCGGGTTGGGAATGTTACATGCCACAttcgtaattaattaatttttaaaaaaattaaaaatatgtttttatactttttaataatttttataattttagtatttttatttttaaaaattttaaaaattaattaaattttgatgtaaCAATCCACAATGTACAACATTaacttttctatctattttgaggtaatttaacataaatttaaaagctaaaaaccaaaaaataaatgaaaaactaaaataactttttttttaaaattgaatgagcaaataaattaatatataaatgaagaattaaaactgaaatttaaccattatgtTTTAACATATATTCATATTCAAAGACTCAAATGTTAAAGATTATTGCCAATAGAATCCGATACCCAACACTTGGCAACGAATTTCGTTGAACTTTGATAGGGTGAGTGTGGCTACGATTAGATAACCTGATAAAGGGTGAGAAAATGGATGCTTTATGTCAGCCATGTAAACAAAAACCTCACCATGTAGTTAGAAATgcattaagaaaaaaagaagggatTTATTTAGTATTTGGTTTTAGGGGATGAGATTCGATCTGTCCATGTGAAAACCTATTTCAATCATTGTCTGATTCTTTTACTTTGTGGtgaattatataatatgaaCATGAAGCTAAGGCTGACTagaatattatttgaaaaggGATTTTGCACAAATTGCATTGCTTTTGTTTGGTCTTTGGTTTAAAACTAATTCACACCTcggaattttttaaaataaagttttcataATCAAACCGATAGTTGGACCGATCAAAACACTaggaaaatatgaataaaagcTATCAAGGATAGTAATATCCTAGTACTAATCAACCCTTGTGGTAGCTTTGTAGAGCTGTAATTAAGAATGGGATAATGTTTAGACTCAACATATTCAAAGGTACTATCTCTTGAAAGAGGAGTTCACACTCACAACTCAAGTTGTTAATTTACATGCAAAAATACAATAACATACAAACACATTTCACCTTCCCCAATCTCTAAAACCAACCCATCACAGAAAGGCACAAACACCACCCAAACAAGCATTACATGAGCTTGTTCTTGGCAATGGGAGGGTCCCCCTAAATGAATTATTAGATTCTTTGAACTCGACCCACATCAACCTTTTTCCCAACCCATCATTTAACACTGACCCACATGCATTCCTTTGAGAGCCATATATCCTCCcatctcttcctttcttatgCGGGATTCAATGCTCTGATTTACTGTGAACGGAAAAAGAGTACAATGTAAAGGTAAACCACAATCAGTAGCCCAAGCAGACGGGGAGATGAAGTCCATTATTATTAGGACCCCACCTTAACAAATCTTGTTTTTATCATGCAACTTATCAATAAGAGTAATGTTTTCAGCATGTTTTCCTCATTTTTGCACCACCATGTCTGGACAAGTTTATGCAACAGAAACTATAAAAAGGTTAATACTATTAATCTAATGAGATTCTCGTACAAAACGGAAACtaaaagaaaccaaaatatGAAACATGGactacatgtttttttttatgactAAGGTTCTTCCACTGCCCAGTGCCCCATACAACATATTTTTACAATGTACCCAAAAGAACCCCTTTTGCCTTAGCTGGTCTACTAGTGACGATGGTGCTCACACTCTACAGGCTTGATAGGGAACCTAGCAGTATCAGTACAATAGTCATAGACCAAGTGGTTTGCCCTAACCCACACCAGTTGGTGGCTCTGGTGCAAACTTAACTCCGACATTGTCGGTTCGTCCCACCAGAACCTCTTCTCAGCACTGCTGCTGCATTTCTTGGCGATCTCATCTGCTGTCACGGAAACCGGGCACTCGCATGCGTCGATTTCGAAGCCTTTGTAGGAGGCAACAAATGGTGCATGGCTCCAATCAGTCTTGACTAGGCCACCCTGTGTGGCCCAATCATCAGCATTCCAGATTGAGCTATATACACCCATGGCTTGGTCTTTGGGAAAAGGAATTCCTTTGTGTTCCATGTTGGTGTGCACTCTTATTGGTGTCTCATCCACTAGAAATCTGGcattataaaacaataaataatttcaaataccAAGAATATATGAAACACATAAAGCAAATAATCAAGCTTATACAAACATGCAAAAGGCACAGAAACCTATATAAACCTACCAACcttgtaataaatatttcatagtataacattaaaataaccTACAATGCCTTTTTCCAAAAGGAATGTATAACCTTTAATAATAGTACTAATTACAGATCTTTAGAACATAATACCCTAAGGTAATCTATAAACAAACCATCAATATCAACATGGTAAAGTGGAAATTCACTGAGGCCCCAATGCAGTAAATGGGGACTGTTACAATGACGATAATTCAAGATTCCTAACAGAGTACAGATTTGTCTCTATCTTTTTATTACAACAAGCAAGACTTGGAccgtttcttatttttttctttggtttcttCTGCAGGTTTTCAACCAAGGGTCAGAAGACAAAATACAGAAAATTTACCCTTTCATTTCAGCTTTTTAGGACAATATTACATACGTGTATCATTAAGTGTATATACATATAGGATAGTAACAATACTCACACAACTTGGCGCTGGTTCCAAAGGAGAGAGTAAGAGTGGAAGTCCTTGGTGGGGTCAAACCAAAGGTTCATTCTTTGCTCTCTGTTCCCTACACCATTCACGTACACATTGGTCTGGAGAAGGTAAGGTTCACCTGTGGTATTGCCCAGGAACTCGAAGTCGAACTCATTGTGGTATGGACCCTCCGATGACATCTGCATAAGCATCAAGCTTAATTAATGATCACTAGGACATGGTTAAGCCAAAAGTATGATTAAGAGGGAAATAAAGTATCTTTACTGGGTGAGACCATGGTGGTGACAAGatgaaataaatgtgaaataaattgacCATAAAGTGATTCACGAGACTGTAAAGAGTGGGTAGCTACTACTACCATTACTAGCCTCGAcatgagaaaagagaaaaaggccAACTTTTGATTGTCAGCAAACGGAAAAGATAGATTATTTACAAGGTGTAAAAATTTAACATCATAgggaattataaaattaatgaatggGGGACCCATGGAAATGATTCGGGAAACGCTCAGCTGAGCTGTTATCCACCCTGGGTAAGATTAAAGCTGGTTGAAAACTTGAAAACCCCAAGCATGGGCAGAATCATATAAAGAGAAAAtcgcttcttcttttttcctttgaaTAGTGAActtaaatgtgtaaattttatGTACTCACATAGTAAGCAGTGACAGTCCCAGCTGAGTCACCCTCTACAAGTTTAATCTGCATGGATACTTTTCCAAACAAATACCTGCTTTTTGATGCAAACCCAGCACCTGATATCACCAAACCCAGAATTTCATTAATCCATATGTTGATAGTTTTACATGAAGCTTGCAACCACGGcagttaattaagtgaaaactTGAAAGGTTTGATTTTTGAAGTTTCTTTTTAATGAAGGAAAGTAAGGGGAAAGGGTGATAATTACCAGAAAAGTTATCAAGTTTGAGCTTAAGAAGCTCTCCTTCATAGATGAAATGATCGTTTGCCCAACCAGGTTGAAAAAGCTCATGAAACTCAGCTGAGCTAGCCAAACCCAGCATCATAAGACCCACAAAGAAACCCAAAACGACAGGCATTTTAAACAAGACAGCCATGGAAGCGACAGAAACAGAGAGCGGGAAGGAGGGAGGGAGTAAGCTTAGTGAAGCTTCTACTCTGAAAAATACACACTCACTCAGTCACACTACTCACAAGCAGAGAGTGGGGCATTTTTTATAGCCCAAAAATTCCATTGGCTTGCTTCACAAGGACCAAATGGGGCGCAGGGCAGTGTCCCCACTTTCCAGTAGACTAATTCCACTGCCCACATTGGAAAGCCACGTCACGTTAGTTCCTTTTTTTGGCCACgtgagagttttttttttttccataaggGAACCGCAAAAGGGTTGGTACAATTTTTTGatacattcaattaaatcacattttcatgcaaattaaaaataaatatttttacaaaaaaataagataaagggttgttcaaatataaattaaaaattaaaactaatttaactttaataaaatttataaaatgacagcttattgtgaattttatttataaaatttgtaaatttaaaattcatataaatattcaagaaTCTAAAGACTCTAAAATTTAGTCTatacaattttgaaatttagtctccATATTTTTCAGATTGTAAAATTTAGGTCTAATTACTAATACTGttaaatttttcttattaaatttattgttgtgacattttaaaataaaaagactcaCTTTATACccttgtaattaaaaaaaaaagatgttgtagtgaactttaaatttaacaaaacaattttaacaagttgacttgaattttgaaatctgaaaaataaaagagttaaattctaattttaaaaatacaaagaattttgacatatttcaacccttttaaataaatatatatatatatatatatattactagtTTCTAAATTTACAtgggtttaattattattacctattaatgtatttaattttaattagttttaaataaagtactcttaattattattaccTATTATTGATAATAACAATTTCTATTAGTTTTTAAGTGATATACAAATTTGGATTTATATAAGAAAGtaaattataatgttaatttgaaaaaaaataaaacaattataaaataattcatgataaataaataaaatatttaaactaaattaatgaaCATAGTTGATAATAGTGATTAAAAACAATGGTTGAACTTTGACTTTTCTTTTCCCAAAAGAAACCCACAAAACATTTTCACCTACACCAAACAAATATTAGGTACATAAAAAAAACAGTTTTAAGAGTATTTGCTTCACATATTATAAACttatagaaatttttaaaaaataatatcataatatgATATTACCtcatcataaattaatataatattcaatCACTCTCCCATGACATTGTTCgaatatgaatttgatattgcctcttgaaaaatcatgattttacttcttcatttttgttttataattctAACTTACGAATGTTGAATATCTCCATATTTTTTACTTGTAAAGTTTCCACGTGTTACTTGATTGAATGTGCCTAATTATCGAATGTTGTTTATAATgctaaacttaaattttaattggtatgtaattttaatattaataaagtgATAATTCATATACTTAGAGTtctatttaagtaataattatattttacatcaataaacataatataaaacaaataaaattaagataattttttcCGTCaacttttaactaataatcataaattatattatattattataattctgttatattttatgcttaatgTTCTACCTAAATAATgattatatcttaaaattagcacaatatttttaactaataattttaaattagattataattatttttaaaactattttaataatatgatattattataaattcaaacatttttcGTATAAATATCTTTTTCGTGGATATTTTTGGTTCTGTCCAATGAGAAAATGCTCAAAGGAAAAAGGATGTAGCCGTTGTTATGCTATTGCCACTCTTAGCTGGATCAAAGCTGGGCGCTGTGTGGACACACTTGGTACGACTGTCTCTGTTTTCAAAAGAATCATCCCTACTGAATGACGCCACGTGGATAACTACAGCTGTTTTCTTAGCTGTTCCAATTGTCAATGACTTGTAAGTGAAAAAGCTTCCCACTTTGCCCACAACATCTTGATTTTAGCGGGGCCCATCTCTGTAACAAAGAAATGGGTACTACTCGCACATACATGGGAAATGGAACTCACGCGCTGACTGTAGTTGACACGTCATTCGGATTAGGTGAGAATGTGTGGAGTTGGGACAGAGTGAGGTTCACGGCGGCAGGGGGAATGgtgatattaataataaaaagaaaatggatcACTTTGTCTATTTTTGTATGATCAATTTAGTTACTTTGCAGAGGTAAGTGCCAGCTGTACAGTAGAAGCTCCATTATacacattttcttattttattacaattattttggggggaaatgtttaaaaaaaaatcttacccTCGAGATTTGTGCCTTTTTAATCactttttatgaatttgttcGCTTCCACTGCAATACTGACTATTCCTGTTCCAAATTCCGTTtgatttttaggaattttgaaTCTCTAAATTATCCATTATATCTGccaatctaaaaataataatttctttttaattttaaataaacatttttatttttaggattttatttaaattattttaaaattttaaacaactatcaaattcaatgaccaaatattttttttggcaTAATAATTATTCGAGCTCAAGTTAATTCTGAAAAAATAAACACCGATCTACAggtcaaaattttaatgattaaatgttacaTTATCTCTTAGATaataatgatttaaattatttaaaatgaatggaatttgaactttgacttatttttaaattctataatatatttttttaatatttatataatataaaaattaaatacaaaagttGATGCAACACAACAAGTAACTAAATGTAGGCAGATTTTGGGGGGTGGACATGAAGGGGGAAGGGTCCAAGATTTCCCAACTTCTACTAGAAAAAATATGTGGTGTTGATAAAtgactatattttaattttaatgtcaAAAGTTGTTAAATGTTGACCTTATATTAAAAGCGTAGTTAATTGAAACCTATGTGATAACTTGATGGTTAAGGGTATTTATCGTCTCAAGTGTGACTTGAGTTTGAGTCGTGTTAGTCGCGTTtgttattcaatatttattttgttattgtaatttatcaaaaaaaatgcATAGTTAACTTGTAActtagataatatatatattttataccaTATTTAAATTACTCATAAGTcgtaatcattttaatttttaaagtaaataatattatatatttaagcatatttaaatttatgtcttTTAAGTTGCTACAACAACAAAGACATAATTGGTGAGGTGCATAATATGTTATGAATTCCCTTTCTTACAACTTAAAATCAAAGCTAAATATAAGGGAGTActtatctctttattttattctgtattttttataaatagtaATTTCACTGTTAAGAGTAACCAAAGAATCTTAGATGTGGTGAAATGTGCCATGaaacaaaaggaagaaaatggGGTAGGCTGCTTAGCTGCTGCCTACAAGTTGTGTGTCTTGTATATGGGGGCCATGCCCATGAATTTGATGCtaatgaaaaaattaacaaaagaaaagagaaataggaCACTAACACAAATTAACATGTGGTAgatatgattaaattgatttgatttaaagaagaagaaaaaagcaaataaggcaacgtctttttcttttttggttgtttttttcctaattttgtTTTACCCTCAAAGCCAGCAAAATGCCAAATGTTTAATTAACTTAAGTGTTTTAGATGGGCGGTGCATTTACCTATggtaaaattcaaaataatgggGACGATGAGATTAGTTACTATAACTGTGAAGTAAAAGATTCTACCCCACCACAACCACTAGCCATCCAAAGGAGAACTTACAAAATTGAGCTGCGAGGCTCGTTCTACCGTAAAGAAATGTCTATTCAATACTattagtttttactttttattagttttaatgtAATGTGCATtgtatgtaatttatatatttaatatttaattattttaagatattatatttttaattgtagtaattaatgtaaaataatatttcttatttgaattattgaatatgattaaaatatattaatttataaattcaaatattataatataaaattttaaaatcataattaaaatattttaacatatttaacatataatatagttttattttatgtaattaatgcgaagtaatattattcaaaaaataattaattaacataattaatcttaatattaattaagtgataattaaaatactCGAACTCTATTCAATAACAActttattttacatcaataaaattagtatttttaaaaataaatttagcacaatttcttttttataccaaagttttaactaataattgtaattataattatatttaactttatcctatattttatgtttagagTTTTCTAAGTAATagctctattttaaaattagaacacCATTTTTAAggcattttttatataaataacctaaaattattaattaattactaaaataacaCACCATAATAAGTGTCCATGATTATCCATTACGCGTTTAATGGGATCAAACGTGTATCTACCCAATATCAAATCAGTGGACAAGGGGACTTTTTCCTATAAATACCATGGAAAACTATGGGTAAAGGATCGACCTTTTTTATATCCTAAAGTTACTCTGCGCATTTATCATTTCAACCAGCTTGTCCTCTTATCATTGTTCTGGCTCTTGACCTCCACAACATTATCATGATCTCCTCCTTATTCCATCTTCTCTTCCTCCCTTGTTATActttgtaatgccccaaaacaTATGATATGAGTCTCAAGACCCAATTTCAGGCTCATGGATGTGATGAGCTTacactacctcaaggcccaaCAATAAGGTCAAATGTCAAGCAAATCAAACCAAGATTTGATAAAAGCCAGTGTGTGAGGATAAATGTTTTTAAGGAAATgaggaatgatacatgcacggaATGGGTGAAATGTATTAAAGTTAATTCAACTA of Gossypium raimondii isolate GPD5lz chromosome 3, ASM2569854v1, whole genome shotgun sequence contains these proteins:
- the LOC105794939 gene encoding xyloglucan endotransglucosylase protein 6, yielding MAVLFKMPVVLGFFVGLMMLGLASSAEFHELFQPGWANDHFIYEGELLKLKLDNFSGAGFASKSRYLFGKVSMQIKLVEGDSAGTVTAYYMSSEGPYHNEFDFEFLGNTTGEPYLLQTNVYVNGVGNREQRMNLWFDPTKDFHSYSLLWNQRQVVFLVDETPIRVHTNMEHKGIPFPKDQAMGVYSSIWNADDWATQGGLVKTDWSHAPFVASYKGFEIDACECPVSVTADEIAKKCSSSAEKRFWWDEPTMSELSLHQSHQLVWVRANHLVYDYCTDTARFPIKPVECEHHRH